DNA from Triticum aestivum cultivar Chinese Spring chromosome 7D, IWGSC CS RefSeq v2.1, whole genome shotgun sequence:
CACCACGGCCAGTAGCCGACTCCGGAGGCGGCAGCGCGCCCCGACCATTGCCTTGGCCTGGCGGCAGCGCTCCCCTGCCATTGCCTTGGCCCGGCGGCGCGACGCCGGAGGCCCGACCCGCCCCACTGGGCGCAGGCGGCCGCCTAGCCGGGGGCGCGCCTCCAGAGCCCCCATTGCTCGGAGAGGGGGGATACGACGAGCCCGACCAGGTCCGGCCTTGCGTAGTGACGGCGAGCGGCGATGTAGAACCCTAGGGCACGGCGCTGGAACGACCGAAGACGACAGCCTCGTGCATGCGCCCCGTTCCTCCGTATCGAGCGAACCCACGTCCGGCTGGGCCTCATACCCAACACTCCGCGGCCCAAACGACCTGGTCGGCCCAAGTGATCGCAAGTCAACTTGACCCACAGCCGCTTCGaactgggcctcatacccagccgAAGTCGGCCCAGAAGCCACAGGCGGCCCATCCGCGCCTAACAGGCGATTCAAACGCGCCTCCCGATCGGCGGCGATCCCGAATGGCTTCGCCGGCGCCGCCAGCttccggccggccgccgccgccgtccgtttcTTTTCCCGCTGGCGATTGGGCACCACTTTCCATTCTGAACCAAGGTAATCCCCAAACGTGAGGGCCGGAAGACGTACCTTTGGAAGAGGACCACGCCATGGCCGGATCGCCGTTGCCGCCGTCCTCCGGTGCACGACGCGCCAAGCGATCTCGATCCTCTCCGTCTTCTCCAGTCCAATCCTCGCCGGATCATCCTGCGGGTCACCTCATCTACCAGCCGCGCAACCTCCTCCGAATATCCACTCTGAAACGCCTCGCAAATATGATCTGAAGGCGTAGGGGACGCCGTCGCCGGCGAGCCGACGTCCAGATGCCGGCCACCGTCAGcatcctcctcctcgtcactctccaTTAGCGCCCAGAAGCGTCCTCCGACACGCCGGTCGCCTCCGGCGCCGAGGTCGCGAGAGGCGCCGAGAGACCCCATAGGCCTGGCTCAGTTACATGCACCACGTTAGCTTCGATTGACTTCTTTTTTTCTTGTATAGATTTGCGCCGTATTTGTTGATCAATACTATCATGTTCTACATGACACGCCAGATCAGGCGTACAAATTTTATCTAGACAGGAGCACCATTGGCCGGCCACGTCCTGATGGAGTCGTGGAATACGTAACAACACTGCCCGTAAGTTCCTCTATGAAAATTAGTTTTCTTGCTACAAACTGGAGTATCAATGTTTCTATCAAAATATTCGCAGAAGAAACTTTATATGGACTGGTAACTACTCCCTTGATTTTAGCTAACAGACATCAACTTGAACTAGTGCGTAAACTCTTTGTAGATTTTGTACGTACAAGTAGCGTTGCTCACCTTTATATACTTCGATTAGTTCTTTTTAATTAATTCTACCCCTTGTGTGCTTGAACGAGAGGAGATCAACAAATCATTAATATCTATGGACTTCAGCAAATACTTGACGGAGATAGACACTGCAGATGCAGTCTCATCTCACAATGGTGGTACGCTCATTGTTGTTACTGGATCGTTAACCGCGCCTGATGGCGTTTGCACAAACTTTACGCAGTCGTTCTTCCTTGCACCACAAGAAGGTGGTGGCTGTTTTGTTCTCAATGACATATTTAGAATTATGCCTAAAACGTCACGACTTGTGACAAGTCAATCCGATAGTCAAGAAAATGACATCAAGGAGAATGTCGGATCTACAGTTGAATCAAGAGAGGCAGAACAAGTGAAGACTGGCCATGTACCAGTGGAGAATAAGGTTGGAGACTTGGAAGTTCCAAACCCCTCAGCTAATGTCACAACATATGAAAATTATGATGGCACCGAGCCACTTGTGCAAGCGACCAAAGAGGATCTTGAAGGGACTCATGATGCTTTTCCTCCTAAACCTCAACCTCATAAGGATGCTACTGGCAGCTCTTACGCATAAATCGTGACTTCTCTATTTTCCCATCTACTTAATGCGAGGGGTTAAGATCGATCGAGGGGCTTTGAGAACCAGGAAAAGCTCTAACTTCTAGAAAGATGGCATCGCTCTTGACCTAGGAGGAATTGCCCAACTTAAGGCAGCTCACTTTGCTTAGTATTATGTGCTATTATCATACCGCATGATATACTATTGTAGTTACTACATTCACATTGCATATTATCATACACTAGTGTTatcactttatttatttatgaaatCCCAATACAAATTGTGGATATGATCTATTTCTTGTTAGTTTATTCGTTTGATGTGCTATGATAATGTATCATAATCTGAAATATGATAAAGTTATGATCCGGGGGGATACGCATGGGGCCTATGGACAAAATTGATTTTAATTTAGCCACCCCATGACTTAAACCTACCCTCCCACCCCCCAACCCCCGCGGTCATTTCAAGTAACTATCCCCGGATTTCCATGTCTTCTGTaagatttttttttcgaaaaggggatctccccggcctctgcatcagaatgatgcatacggccatcttattaacgaaataaaaggttccaacaaggttccaaagtctccgactgaaaagaaataaaaagacagctcacacagagctaaagaGGCTGGTCACACAGACTAGCCAAGATAAGACGCCATAACCGACTGGCTaaagatagataggtaaactaattgcctatcctattagatgaccgccatccaaaccggttgaagatatcccgagctaccatctcccagcggatagatccagtaaccaaatgctccctggcctccatcggagtgagtagcgaccatgaacggatcacggccgtggctcggaaaataacctgcaaaaagtgaatacgtgatattctgttaaagaccaaatcatttctgcaagtccagatagtccacaacaaagcgcaaactccaacacgaatatgtctcgctaattcaggctcaatcccggtgagccatgtcccaaataacgtagtgacagaattcggtggagtaatattaaaagcaatgtggaccgtccgccaaagtactctggcaaacgggcaatcaaaaaaaagatgtttgatcgtctcgtcccgatcacagaagctacacctcataggtcctgtccaattacgcttaatcaagttatcctttgttaaaataacctgtttatggacaaaccacataaacacttttattttcaaaggaactttgacagcccaaacatgcttggaggtaggaatggagctcgaattaattacatcaatatacattgatttcaccgtgaatactccagacctagtcagtttccagcgtaattcatcgggttgttgagaaagatgGACATCCATTAGTCTCCGAACTAGATGGAGCCAATCTTCCGaacgattgcccactaacgaccgtctgaattgaatattaagggggatggattgaaacaccgtagcaacgaatacctcacgtcgttgaacaatgcgatataaagacggatattgaatggccaagggtgtctcgccaagccaagtatcctcccagaatcgtgTACTAGCGCCGTTGCCAATAACAACCTGTGTCCTATTAAACATAGATTGTTGTAAGATAATTTCGGTAATAAAATTCCTTATCATAATATGATACAACGTCATGGATGCTCTAGCCGCACTACCGCCCTGTCCTTCTCTAGTACATCCTCCAACTATTTACATCTACATAGGTCCGATTCCTCCCATGGCAGCCACCACCGCTGCAACCACGTCCTCGTTCCTCTTCCCCTGCCACATTTTCTCGCTGGCAGCAGCAACTCTGAGCCTGCGTAGCTACCTCGCTTTCTACTCGCACAACCAACACTAGTCTAGGATTGCTTTCCATGCCATAGATGTGTTTGGGGTCGATCCCTTCGTGGCTTGCATCGCCCAAGAAAAggaaagttgtactaaatcagcgacgagtaatatggaacggagggagtataaggtaATAAGGACCAAGTCGTCACCATCGACAACTGCTTCTTGGGAGAGGACACATACACAAAGGTTCTGCTCAATGTACGGCCCTTACAATGATAGCAATGCTCTCTGTTTTTAGTTTTGAGTGGTGATATTTGCCCGGGGGTCAGTGGCGGAGTGTGACACGAAAGTAGGTAGTGGCTAAATTCTAAGCCCAAAATGCTAGCACAGGCCGAATAAGCCCAACGACACGAGAGTTGACTGCATCAGGAGAGAATAGTTCATGAAAAGGGTTTGAGAAAAGAAGAATGAAACAGCAATGGGGCAAAACTAATTCTTATGCCTGGACGGCCTCCCGGAGAAGCTCCAGCTAATGCTGCGACACGGTACGAACCTGCAAAACCAGTTCTCCAGATGGTGAAGCTCCAGCTGTTGCCATGTTGGCTTTTGTTAAGCTTAATTAAGCCTGGTTGACCCCAGTTTCTGTTATTTCCATATATTCATTTTTATAAGTAGTGGCAGTTGGATGAGTTATCGAGCACCCAACAATAACCATTGTTGATACTATCTAGATCGCAACATCGATCAACATATGCATGGACATTAACTAGTCGAGCTCATATTATTCAGTAACAGGGCATATACATAGCATCAAAATGGACGGAAAGAACTGCAAAAAGTGGTAGTATGCAGTATGCAACCTAATCTCTCAGGCTGTTGAAGTACCACCAAGCTAATTAAGCGGAGAATCGACCCTGATAATCAATGTTTATTCGGCTGATAAGGCCGGAACATGCTGATATCTCTGTTGTTCACCTCCTGACGCGGCCTCGCGTTCTTCTCCATGTCCTGCACGGTGGAAGGAAATCAGTCAAGTTTTTCCTCCTTTCTTTCTGCGTAGTTAAATGATGGTTGACATCAACCCAGTCAATGGCAGTTTTCATGTCTCTTTGGAAATTTTAGCCATGTTTTGGTCAACCGAATTAAAGACACAAGAGTTGAGTGCACAGGAGAGAATGGTTCATGACAAGAATTGGAGAAACAGCAGAATGAAACTGCATTGGGGGGGAAAACAAATTCTTAATTACGTACATCGTGGACGGCCTCCCGGAGAAGCTCCAGCTGGTGCCGCGACACGGTACGAACccacaaaaccaaagaaaaaattgCAGAACACCAAACATGTAATGTAATAGGGCTTATGCAAGCATCTAGCCTACCCGCTTGACGATGGTCCAGATGACCCCTTGGGCGCATGGCGGGGTGGTGAGGGAGCCCACGTAGCGGTAATACACGCTGGCCCTGCCCCTCGCGCCCGGGCGTCCACCACCCCCACCTTCTCCTCCCTCTCCCGCTGCTCCGCGATCATCTCCAGATATGGCTCCAGCTGATCATTCAGGAGGACTAGAGTTACattttttttttcttccaaaaaagaggattacccccggcctctgcatcaaaatgatgcatgcggccatcttGCAACTTTATAACAAGAGGCGCCTGAGTTGATTAAGAAATCACTCATGGCGGCAATGCGTGTGCGTGCGCCCCATGTTGGCTTTAGTTAAGCTTAACGAATTGAGCCTTG
Protein-coding regions in this window:
- the LOC123171376 gene encoding nuclear transport factor 2-like yields the protein MPATICAVFVDQYYHVLHDTPDQAYKFYLDRSTIGRPRPDGVVEYVTTLPEINKSLISMDFSKYLTEIDTADAVSSHNGGTLIVVTGSLTAPDGVCTNFTQSFFLAPQEGGGCFVLNDIFRIMPKTSRLVTSQSDSQENDIKENVGSTVESREAEQVKTGHVPVENKVGDLEVPNPSANVTTYENYDGTEPLVQATKEDLEGTHDAFPPKPQPHKDATGSSYA